Within the Flavobacteriales bacterium genome, the region CCGTGCTGGTTTGACTTCTAGATCCAGGAATTCCGAAGCCAGCCCATTGACGGCCACGATGACCTGACTTGCTTTCAAGACCACATCAGAGACGGAGACCTCCACATCGTGGTTCTTCTCTTCGATAGAAGTGACTTCAGCGGTGTAATATTCAACGTCCAATGTTCTGGCTACTTGTCGCAATCGCGACATCATACGGGCGGGATCGAGCTGACCTTCATAGCGGTTGACCAGCATACCCTGTACGCCTCTGAAGCCGAATCTATCCATATCATCCACCGGCTGAAAGACCTCCGTACCGATGATCGAGCGCAGGAGTCTGTTCAACCTGGGGACCTCTTCCATAGCTGCTGAGTAACTATCGGTATCCCTAAATATCTCGTAGCCTCCCGATTCATTGAATCGGATATACTGATCTCCTGCCCGTTGACGCAGCAGACGTAGCCCTTCCCAGCGCTTACGCACCAATTCGCAGAAATCGTCTTCACTGGTCCCCTTGAGGTCCGAGACCATCTCGCTCACCGATCCGAAACAGGCAAAGCCCGCATTCTTAGAACTGGCGGTCGTTTGAAAGTTGTTCTTCTCCAATAGACCTACACGGATATCCGGTCGGTACATCTTGCACTCGATAGCCGTGCTATATCCGGTGATTCCTCCACCGATGATGAGGATATCGAATGGACGTGCTGCTTCTCTTTGCTCCCAGTAACTGAACATCTGGTCAATAATAAGTCGTAAAGCAACGTTGAAGTCCCGAAAATCCAAGGAATCTAGTCCTTAAGATCAGTGGAACATTGTGACTTGAAAATCGTTAATACTTATATGGCTAAATTCGGTCTGGATCTTGATGGTCCTCGATCGGAATGGTCAGCATACCCATGTTCAGGCATAACCCACTGATATATAGTGTTTTGGCTCTTATCTTGAGCCTTTCATTCCTTGATGTACACGCTCAAGAGAGTGCTGATCTGTATGTCT harbors:
- a CDS encoding FAD-binding oxidoreductase, which codes for MFSYWEQREAARPFDILIIGGGITGYSTAIECKMYRPDIRVGLLEKNNFQTTASSKNAGFACFGSVSEMVSDLKGTSEDDFCELVRKRWEGLRLLRQRAGDQYIRFNESGGYEIFRDTDSYSAAMEEVPRLNRLLRSIIGTEVFQPVDDMDRFGFRGVQGMLVNRYEGQLDPARMMSRLRQVARTLDVEYYTAEVTSIEEKNHDVEVSVSDVVLKASQVIVAVNGLASEFLDLEVKPAR